A region of the Mytilus galloprovincialis chromosome 1, xbMytGall1.hap1.1, whole genome shotgun sequence genome:
TcttcaatatttgttttgaaatccTTAAGGTTAATATGTGCTCATACACGAGTTCTcgttcatttaaataaaaatcaaaactaaCCAAGTCCAGCACTATCATCTATTGCATGACTACTGCCTGATCTTCTCCCATTAGGGGTTCCCACCAAGTACTCATCATAGCCAGGATTAGCTCCAGTACGTATTCCCGATCTTCCAGAAGGACCACTATATGACACCTTGCTTTCTCTAACATCATCTGATCCATCTAAATTCATGAGCTTCATTTTGGCTTGAATAACATCTTGTTGTTTATATCCCAGATGTGATTTAGGTGGGAACTTATCCTGCTTTTCTTTAATATCATCTGATACCAAACTATCACTCATCAAAGACGGCATACTTTTTAAACCATCAGATGTTTTTGGAAGGATCGAATCTGCAGATGTATCTTCTTCCTCATCTCCGTGTTCTAGAGAGGACTCGCCATCTTTCTCCACTGAAGATATGTTAACAGGATCAAAGCTTTCTGCGGTATTTGGTATATGAAGTGAAAGCTTAGGTGAATCACGCTTAATTGGGTTGTTGTCTTGGACTGTTTTACTTGAAGGCACATTGTTCTGAGCATTTTGTGCCGGCAGCGAGACCTCTTTACCCATACGAACGTGTTCACAAGAAAGATGCGACACGTAACCAGAGGTTATACAAGATGACTCAACGATTGGTTTTGTATTACTCCCTTTAATAAGTTCAACTTTCTGTTTCGACGGGCAAACAACAGTAGAATTTTCTAGAGGAATTGATCTTGCTGATGTCCCTGTCCCATTTGATGTCATGATTGGCATTTCTCTAATAGAATGTTGTTGCTTCGATTCTGTTGATCTGAATGTATTATTTATTAAGCTTTCATCCTTATTAGTTTTATCAGTCGTGTCAAATTCTGTCTGATTTATTTCTAGATACTGATTTGCTCTGTGCTTTTCTGTTATTtgtgaaatacatgtattatcaagTGCTTGGTGCCGTCTAAGTTCGTTCGTATGGTAAAGTCGATCCTCTCTGGCCTTTTTCAGAAATGATAAAGCAATATCATCTTCATACTTCTGGTTTTTGTTGTTATCGAAAAATTCAAATGGCCGTAAAACTGATAATCCGACAGGTGTTTTGTAATATCGGTCTTTCTTAGAAACAGTATGCACTGgtctaatgcaattttttttcctGTTCATTATTGTTGTTGCAAACAGAGACATTTGCTCCTGAGGTGGTATTTCTTGTAATCTTGTCAGTCCTATGGTTTCTTCTTTAATAAAATTTAGATTAACTTCGGTGGCAAAGTTTCCTGACAACAACATGAGAACGCGCATTGATCTGTTAACTACTTCTTCTACAACTTTAACATCATTATTTGGGAAATCCTCACTTGTGTATAACACAATTGTTATATCTGGCATACGACCTTTTTCGGCAATTTTTTCTAGATATTCTTTATATCTTGACGCTTGATCATAGTCCGACTTGGCATACACAATAACAACTTCCATCAATTGGTCTCCAGTTAAAGGCTGGTCACAATGGTCTCTAGGTCTTAAAATATCGTTTTCAAAACATCGCATTTCATCTGTTTTCTGGTACATTTTAAGTGTTCCGCCTTCAGCTCCATTTTGTGGATATTCAATCTTTCTGTTCTGTGTTGGATGTGGTGTCATTGGTCTAGCATCGATTTCTGTATCATTTGATTTCTTGTTAGGTGTATTAGGTAATTCCGTACTTTCTGGTTGTAAACGTAGCTGTTGGTTCCTGTTTTGGTCATCTTTATGGCTATTTCTGCTGTTCCTATTTGAACTAACTTTGACCGCGTCATCCGGCATCCTAATGTTAACATTACTGTGTGATGTTATTTTAGATCTCAAAAGTTGTAGATCTTTATTTGGAGTCTCATGACTCGATGCCTGGATGTTTTTCAGCACTGAACTTGTTTTAATATGTGGAGACTGAGATGTGGTATTTGAATGGTGTTGGGTACCGTTTATTTCCTgcaaacagaaaataaatattttctcttAGAAATGTTAGATGCATACATGGTAACTCGAGCTTGAAGTCGATTTATATTAATTCGACCAGTTCCTTTCCCTATATCCATCCCAAGGAAACATGTGAGGATCACTTAATAGACACTTCTAAAACATTTATTCTGTAAAGTTTGGATTAGTATTCAATGGTCGCTTAACCAGAGGTCTAACCAGAGACCAGAAACAAATTTGAGATGAATGAACTCTGATGACATTATCTCGCGGAATGTCACAATCGTTGATAAGATACAATCATGTAAAGTTTTTGATGTATCatctaaccagatgctccgcagggcgcagctttataccaccgcagaggttgaaccctgaacggttggggcaagtatggacacaacatccaaactggattcagctctaaatttggattgtgattaaaaagttgacacagcataggtttctgacacagaatgaatgtggtctaatgaacttaaaatatttattttgccttagagcaattcactatgctgttgaatat
Encoded here:
- the LOC143071633 gene encoding uncharacterized protein LOC143071633; the encoded protein is MEENQLGSIVECYLTGDDDKDVSNIQNDNSSEDPFNEEQQKRKEINGTQHHSNTTSQSPHIKTSSVLKNIQASSHETPNKDLQLLRSKITSHSNVNIRMPDDAVKVSSNRNSRNSHKDDQNRNQQLRLQPESTELPNTPNKKSNDTEIDARPMTPHPTQNRKIEYPQNGAEGGTLKMYQKTDEMRCFENDILRPRDHCDQPLTGDQLMEVVIVYAKSDYDQASRYKEYLEKIAEKGRMPDITIVLYTSEDFPNNDVKVVEEVVNRSMRVLMLLSGNFATEVNLNFIKEETIGLTRLQEIPPQEQMSLFATTIMNRKKNCIRPVHTVSKKDRYYKTPVGLSVLRPFEFFDNNKNQKYEDDIALSFLKKAREDRLYHTNELRRHQALDNTCISQITEKHRANQYLEINQTEFDTTDKTNKDESLINNTFRSTESKQQHSIREMPIMTSNGTGTSARSIPLENSTVVCPSKQKVELIKGSNTKPIVESSCITSGYVSHLSCEHVRMGKEVSLPAQNAQNNVPSSKTVQDNNPIKRDSPKLSLHIPNTAESFDPVNISSVEKDGESSLEHGDEEEDTSADSILPKTSDGLKSMPSLMSDSLVSDDIKEKQDKFPPKSHLGYKQQDVIQAKMKLMNLDGSDDVRESKVSYSGPSGRSGIRTGANPGYDEYLVGTPNGRRSGSSHAIDDSAGLGTSNQTTYRAPNLTGYPPPQSIHYHYHYPDQVQGLDVDVDQGPGTFRHQPESRRPPASVRRRLSSPNRVNSGPIFNIQGCATVQIGDANVVKGDQTVEATNNNRMNDNDPRNNENEQRDDWSPESPDSQRGDGSPESAGIIMEEPIVHGGQPEGALNMLSPSKDPVKKVEYESSDNNSDEDNSNIPPEGKGLDSAEMFGNGADLNQNLSSSFTDQNKTEKAILKDEIFQKAHNSGNIMTNEKGTCASDKDTTSMESSKTSFNVTSLQSSTKNSLTSFELVSLSSHLRKGTTRKDSYALKLHYNQNVRCELTCSGALHDDDVD